One region of Alosa alosa isolate M-15738 ecotype Scorff River chromosome 1, AALO_Geno_1.1, whole genome shotgun sequence genomic DNA includes:
- the LOC125293936 gene encoding BTB/POZ domain-containing protein 6-B-like: MKQREKNPLQVGIISPDGYIFMLLFKFLQETLKKSKRAGKHSGKLSVCYEILTLSLKKKMAAELFSAKSHTNLQSAGTTAVSPSEENSLGSVTQPLSPATTPTTQQNILNNNTEKPAVSAAHPTLRERNASMFNNELMADVHFIVGPPGDTLRIPAHKYVLAVGSSVFCAMFYSDLAETDSEIHIPDVEPAAFLILLRYLYSDEIELTPDTVMATLYAAKKYLVGALSRACVAFLETGLEAGNACVLLSQSVLFEEPGLSQRCWEMIDAQAELALQSEAFCQMDPPTLDRLLRRETLSAREASVFSAVGRWAEAECVRRGLSVCARNKRSVLGPALALLRVASLSLQEFADGPAQSDLLTLEETNQMFLWYTAANKPHPPFPSSPRRGLRPQRCHRFQSAAYRSNQWRYRGRCDSIQFLADRRLFLAGVGLYGSSGAAAEYGVRMELKRQGASLAVTHTRFTSDGSSAVFPVLLEHPVLVEPDAFYTVSVVLEGTELSYFGQEGLTEAQSGNVTFQFQCSADSTNGTGVQGGQIPELVFYA, from the exons ATGAAACAGCGAGAGAAAAATCCACTCCAAGTTGGAATAATTTCGCCGGACGGATATATCTTCATGTTGCTCTTCAAGTTCCTTCAGG AAACGCTGAAAAAGTCGAAACGGGCTGGGAAACACTCGGGCAAGCTGTCGGTTTGCTATGAGATTTTAACTCTGTCACTGAAGAAAAAGATGGCAGCGGAACTGTTTTCAGCTAAGAGCCACACCAACCTCCAGAGCGCCGGGACCACCGCAGTCAGCCCGTCCGAGGAGAACAGCCTCGGGTCGGTCACGCAGCCGCTCAGCCCCGCCACGACACCCACCACCCAGCAGAACATcctcaacaacaacacagagaAACCCGCCGTGAGTGCGGCTCACCCGACGCTCCGAGAGAG AAACGCCTCAATGTTTAATAACGAACTGATGGCTGACGTCCATTTTATTGTCGGACCACCAGGAGACACTCTCAGAATTCCGGCACATAAG TACGTCCTGGCCGTGGGGAGCTCCGTCTTCTGCGCCATGTTTTACAGCGACCTGGCGGAGACCGATTCCGAGATTCACATCCCAGATGTGGAGCCGGCCGCGTTCCTCATCCTCCTGAG GTACCTGTACAGCGACGAGATCGAGCTGACGCCAGACACCGTGATGGCCACCCTGTACGCCGCCAAGAAGTACCTGGTGGGGGCGCTGTCGCGCGCCTGTGTGGCCTTCCTGGAGACGGGGCTGGAGGCGGGAAACGCCTGCGTGCTGCTCAGCCAGAGTGTGCTCTTCGAGGAGCCCGGCCTATCGCAGCGCTGCTGGGAAATGATTGACGCGCAGGCCGAgctggccctccaatcagaggCCTTCTGCCAGATGGACCCGCCCACGCTGGACCGCCTGCTGCGGCGCGAGACGCTGAGCGCGCGGGAGGCGAGTGTGTTCTCTGCCGTGGGCCGCTGGGCGGAGGCCGAGTGTGTGCGGCgcgggctgagtgtgtgtgcgcggaaCAAGCGCAGTGTGTTGGGGCCGGCGCTGGCGCTGCTCCGCGTCGCGTCGCTCTCGCTGCAGGAGTTCGCCGACGGCCCCGCCCAGTCCGACCTGCTGACGCTCGAGGAGACCAATCAGATGTTCCTCTGGTACACCGCCGCCAACAAGccccacccccccttcccctcGTCGCCACGGCGAGGACTCCGCCCCCAGCGATGCCACCGCTTCCAGTCAGCCGCGTACCGGAGCAACCAGTGGCGTTACCGCGGGCGCTGCGACAGCATCCAGTTCTTGGCCGACCGACGGCTCTTCCTGGCCGGCGTGGGTCTGTACGGGTCGAGCGGCGCCGCCGCTGAGTACGGCGTGCGGATGGAGCTGAAGCGGCAGGGCGCGTCGCTggcggtcacacacacacgcttcaccTCCGACGGCTCCAGCGCCGTGTTCCCCGTTCTGCTGGAGCACCCGGTGCTGGTGGAACCGGATGCGTTCTACACGGTCAGCGTGGTTCTGGAGGGAACCGAGCTCAGCTACTTTGGGCAGGAGGGCCTGACGGAGGCGCAGAGTGGGAACGTCACCTTCCAGTTCCAGTGTTCTGCAGACAGCACCAACGGAACCGGCGTCCAGGGGGGACAGATCCCAGAGCTGGTGTTCTAcgcctga